The window TGACTTTTATCGGGGAGATTTGGCAAAGACGATTTGCAGGGATGCCCAAGCGCTGGGTATTTCGGTCGTTGCAGACGATTTTTCCGGGTTTGCGGCCAACGAATGCCAAGTTCTCAATACAGCGTTACGTTCGGCACAGCTCTACAATTTGCCAGCGCCGACCCAGGGCGTAGCATCCCTGATGATCTTGGCCCTTTACGATCGCCTGTGCACTCCGGATTTAAGTGAGGAGGAATCGGTTCACCTGTTGGTGGAGGCCACAAAGCTGGCGTTTCGCTACCGAGATGCCGTGGTCGCTGACCCGAAAGTCGCAGCCGGTGCGGAGGCCAAGCTGCTGGCCCCCGAGTTTCTTGATGATCTTGCCCGCGGGATAAAAGAGACTGCGGCGCCTTGGCCTCACCCTGGCAATCCAGGTGATACCGTTTGGATGGGCTGTGTAGACGCTGATGGTGTGATGGTGAGCTTTATTCAAAGCATCTATTGGGAGTTCGGTTCTGGTGTGGTGTTACCGGGTTCCGGGATCGTCTGGAATAACCGCGGCTGCAGTTTTTCTCTGGATGCGACACACCCAAATGTTCTCGCACCGGGTAAAAAGCCTTTCCACACCCTTAACCCCGCTTACGCCGAATTTTCTGATGGTCGCCGTATGGTATACGGCACTATGGGGGGAGAGGGGCAGCCGCAAACACAAGCCGCGCTGTTTTCCCGCTACGCCTATGGCGGCGAGCCGCTGGTGAAGGCTATTGCAGACGACCGCTGGCTGCTGGGGCGCACCTGGGGTGAGAGCTCAACCGATCTGAAAATTGAGCCCGAACTGGGCGCCCGCATTGCCAGTTCGCTCACAAGTCGTGGCCACAAGGTAAACGTCTTATCCGCGAAATCGGAATCGATGGGGCATGCGGGTGCCATAGTATTGCAGTCCGACGAGCAAGGCAGCGCATTGGCAGCGACGGACCCCCGTAGTGATGGTGCTGCGTATTCAAGCTCAACCACCGTAGACTGAATTATCGCTAAACAAAGCAGGAAATTGTGTGACTGAATGGCTTCCTATTATTGCCGCGTTGATTGCAACCGGTGCGTTGGCGGGTTTGCTCGCTGGGCTTTTGGGTGTAGGCGGGGGCATTGTTATCGTGCCAGTGCTTTACTTTATTTTTCAGTTAATTGGTATTTCCGCCGCTACCGCAATGACCGTCGCCACTGGCACCTCGCTGCTCATTATTATTCCCACGAGTGTTTCCTCCATTCGCGCCCACCACAAGCGCGGTAACATTGACAGCCAACTGGTAAGATTGTGGTGGCCGTTTATTGTTCTTGGGGTTGTCTTGGGTGTCGTTTTCGCGACTGAAGCGGGAGGCCAGGTTGCCGCAATTATTTTCGGTATCGTCGCGATTCTTGTCGCTGCCAATATGATGTTCCGCGCAAATGCGCAGCCCCTGTTTTCCAGTCTGCCTGGCAAACTCTGGCAATCGGTGATCGCTGCAGTCATTGGCCTTGTGTCTGTGGTTATGGGGATAGGGGGCGGTACACTGGGTGTGCCCACCCTGTCTGCGTGTAATTTTCCAGCACATCGCGCTGTTGGCACCGCAGCAGTATTCGGTTTTATTATTGCCTTGCCCGGTGCTGCACTTTTATTAGTGTATGGCAGCACCCCACCAGACGCGCCGCTGGGAACAATCGGTGTCGTTAACCTGTTAGGCTTTGCGGTGATAGTGCCCTTGACGGTACTCATGGCACCGGTAGGCGTGAAGCTGGGTGCGATGCTCAACGACGTTTTGTTAAAGCGGACTTTTGCTGTGTTTCTTTGTCTCAGCGGAGCGCGCATGGTTTATCAGGCCGTACTCGCCAGTTAATTTTAGGGTTTGCTATGTCGGATTATTTGCACGAAAGTTTTCTGCCTCCACCACGTTTGCTTATGGGCCCAGGCCCGATTAATTGTGATCCCCGCGTTTTGCGTGCAATGTCGTATCAACTGGTCGGTCAGTTTGATCCGGCAATGACTCGCTGCATGACAGAAACCATGGCGCTTTATCGGGGAGTATTTAAAACCAAAAACCCCTGGACTTTTATTGTCGACAGTACGGCACGCGGTGGGATTGAGGCCGCGATGGTGTCCCTTTTGAATCCCGGCGATAAAGTGGTGGTTCCGGTCTTTGGGCGTTTCGGGCTGTTGCTTAAAGAGATCGCAGAGCGATGCGGAGCTTTAGTTCATACGTTGGATCTTGAGTGGGGACAAGTGGCGCAGCCAGAACAAATCGAAGCGGCAATTCATAGGTTCAACCCCAAATTAGTTGCCCTGGTACAAGGCGACACTTCCACCACCATGTGCCAGCCCCTGGCCGATATTGGGCCGATGTGTTTTGACATGGGCGTACTGACGTATTGTGACGCTACTGCTTCGCTTGGTGGCAACGACTTTCGTACCGATGAATGGAAAATATCAGCGGTTACAGCAGGGTTGCAGAAGTGTTTGTCAGGGCCTTCCGGTAGCGCCCCCATAACCTTGAGTTCACAGGCAGTGGACGAAATTAATAAGCGCCGCCATGTGGAAGCGGGTATAAAAGCGGCACATCACACCGAGGCCACAGGTTCGCGGATAAGCTCGAACTATTTTGATCTGGCGATGATCATGGATTATTGGGGGGAAGAACGGCTTAACCACCATACGGAGGCCACCAGCATGCTCTATGGAGCCCGCGAGTGCGCGCGTATTTTGCTGGAGGAGGGGGTCGACAATACTGTCGCGCGTCACAAGCAAAATGGCGATGCCCTTGCTGCAGGATTGCGCGCGATGGGGTTAACCCTTTACGGTGAGCAATCCCAGCGGATGAATAATGTTGTTGGAGTCTATATTCCTGAACAGGTTAATGGTGACCGGGTACGCCAACAAATGCTGGAGGATTTCGGTATCGAAATTGGCACTTCTTTTGGTCCGCTACATGGTGTGATTTGGCGGATCGGCACAATGGGATACAACGCTCGGAGAAGCGCAGTGTTGCAAACACTGGCTTCCCTGGAGCAATGCCTGCTGCTCAACGGCCTTAAATTACCCGCCGGTGCTGCGGTGCGTCAGGCGCTATCGGTTTACCAATAATGCAGCAGAGCTTCGTATCTGTGGCTGGGGTAGTCAACAACAATGAGTGAGCAAGAAGTGTTTCGCCGTCCAAGCGAGAGTGCGTTCCAGCAGGCGGCACTGCGCGTTTATGATCGCTGCGAATCGCTTGCGTCTGTCTCCTGTTTGCCTAATGGGGTCGGCCGTTATTACCTTACGCCTGAGCATGCCGCTTGTAATCAACGGGTTTTGGCTTGGATGTCTGAAGCCGGAATGGAGACCTGGATTGACGCTGCTGGCAATTGCTGGGGGCGCTGGGCCTGTGATAACCCAGATGCGCAAACCGTTATTTTAGGTTCGCACCTGGATACGGTGGCAATGGCCGGAAAATACGATGGCATTCTCGGGGTTTTAAGTGCGATAGAGGTTGTCGAGCTTCTGAAGGCGGAGGGTGTTACGTTGCCTTATCACATAGACGTGGTGGGTTTTGGTGATGAGGAGGGCGTACGCTTTGGGACGACACTATTAGGTAGTGCTGCTGTGGCC of the Teredinibacter turnerae T7901 genome contains:
- a CDS encoding pyridoxal-phosphate-dependent aminotransferase family protein, producing the protein MSDYLHESFLPPPRLLMGPGPINCDPRVLRAMSYQLVGQFDPAMTRCMTETMALYRGVFKTKNPWTFIVDSTARGGIEAAMVSLLNPGDKVVVPVFGRFGLLLKEIAERCGALVHTLDLEWGQVAQPEQIEAAIHRFNPKLVALVQGDTSTTMCQPLADIGPMCFDMGVLTYCDATASLGGNDFRTDEWKISAVTAGLQKCLSGPSGSAPITLSSQAVDEINKRRHVEAGIKAAHHTEATGSRISSNYFDLAMIMDYWGEERLNHHTEATSMLYGARECARILLEEGVDNTVARHKQNGDALAAGLRAMGLTLYGEQSQRMNNVVGVYIPEQVNGDRVRQQMLEDFGIEIGTSFGPLHGVIWRIGTMGYNARRSAVLQTLASLEQCLLLNGLKLPAGAAVRQALSVYQ
- a CDS encoding gamma-glutamyltransferase family protein, whose product is MTDYAFTAPHAVAADVGYNMLANGANAVDAMIAAAAAITVAYPHMNSIGGDSFWLISPPGASPIAIDGAGVCLQSLSSETFSGKLPSRGAGACITLPGTVAAWRCAREAVARVSSRAPRELHALLKPAVSLASEGVTVTESLKAACAKLAGELLPSERTSDTYGELDRLFLHPVLTQRVQTICNPALAATFSQLADAGLDDFYRGDLAKTICRDAQALGISVVADDFSGFAANECQVLNTALRSAQLYNLPAPTQGVASLMILALYDRLCTPDLSEEESVHLLVEATKLAFRYRDAVVADPKVAAGAEAKLLAPEFLDDLARGIKETAAPWPHPGNPGDTVWMGCVDADGVMVSFIQSIYWEFGSGVVLPGSGIVWNNRGCSFSLDATHPNVLAPGKKPFHTLNPAYAEFSDGRRMVYGTMGGEGQPQTQAALFSRYAYGGEPLVKAIADDRWLLGRTWGESSTDLKIEPELGARIASSLTSRGHKVNVLSAKSESMGHAGAIVLQSDEQGSALAATDPRSDGAAYSSSTTVD
- a CDS encoding sulfite exporter TauE/SafE family protein; translation: MTEWLPIIAALIATGALAGLLAGLLGVGGGIVIVPVLYFIFQLIGISAATAMTVATGTSLLIIIPTSVSSIRAHHKRGNIDSQLVRLWWPFIVLGVVLGVVFATEAGGQVAAIIFGIVAILVAANMMFRANAQPLFSSLPGKLWQSVIAAVIGLVSVVMGIGGGTLGVPTLSACNFPAHRAVGTAAVFGFIIALPGAALLLVYGSTPPDAPLGTIGVVNLLGFAVIVPLTVLMAPVGVKLGAMLNDVLLKRTFAVFLCLSGARMVYQAVLAS